The proteins below come from a single Roseiflexus sp. RS-1 genomic window:
- a CDS encoding RAMP superfamily CRISPR-associated protein, with protein sequence MSYEFHAYFPYALQDGTVQAFALQWLAGETPELPKRWGDLRLLRDPTARLAVLAQAMITPQLERARSGTRTQAGGYRLWVEQDAAAFLARQRATMQQLGLEPTLPDLATLPSGAWALRLTFTLSKPYLSRDDRLFHLLENPVKKEWVFDVPYVAPSGWKGALRAALRQMRGYTTPEQEANDSQMVRLFGNIRGDEEAFCAGFVQFFPTFFDRLGLEVINPHDREKGVGARGPILLECVPAGAQGALMLLYVPTGTAVDAQQSADDLVVVAQGIQAMLSTYGFGAKTSSGFGIAADDLVDGEIRIMTKTLSLKGKRLSDLAVEVEHWLKTTP encoded by the coding sequence ATGAGTTACGAATTCCATGCTTACTTTCCTTATGCTCTTCAAGATGGCACCGTGCAGGCATTTGCCCTGCAATGGCTTGCTGGCGAGACACCGGAACTGCCGAAACGTTGGGGTGATCTGCGCTTGCTGCGTGACCCGACCGCACGGCTGGCAGTGCTGGCGCAGGCAATGATCACACCTCAACTCGAACGCGCGCGCAGTGGCACTCGCACGCAAGCTGGCGGTTACCGCCTGTGGGTTGAGCAGGACGCGGCAGCATTCCTTGCCCGCCAACGCGCTACGATGCAGCAACTCGGTCTGGAACCGACGCTGCCCGACCTGGCAACCCTCCCGTCTGGCGCATGGGCATTGCGTCTCACCTTCACCCTGAGCAAGCCGTATCTGAGCAGAGACGACCGTCTCTTTCACCTGCTGGAAAATCCGGTGAAGAAGGAGTGGGTCTTTGATGTTCCCTACGTTGCGCCGTCGGGATGGAAAGGCGCCCTGCGTGCCGCGCTGCGCCAGATGCGCGGGTATACCACCCCGGAACAGGAAGCGAACGACTCGCAGATGGTGCGGCTGTTCGGCAATATCAGGGGTGACGAAGAGGCATTTTGCGCCGGGTTTGTGCAGTTCTTCCCCACCTTCTTCGACCGCCTCGGTCTGGAGGTGATCAACCCGCACGACCGGGAAAAGGGGGTTGGCGCACGTGGTCCGATTTTGCTGGAATGCGTACCCGCTGGCGCACAGGGTGCGTTGATGCTGCTCTATGTGCCAACCGGCACGGCGGTCGATGCGCAGCAGAGCGCCGACGACCTCGTGGTCGTTGCGCAGGGCATTCAGGCGATGCTGAGCACCTATGGCTTTGGGGCGAAGACCAGCAGCGGCTTCGGCATAGCCGCAGATGACCTGGTGGATGGCGAGATACGTATCATGACAAAGACACTTTCCCTGAAGGGAAAACGGCTGAGTGATCTGGCAGTAGAGGTAGAACATTGGCTGAAGACCACGCCCTAA
- a CDS encoding AAA family ATPase has protein sequence MIRSLTIHRFRGIREGVIKNLRVFNVLIGPNNSGKSALLELLYLGSLSRRTCQLITKTIDPPVHAATMLVTRDFLSYAPTERLRWRHGYALRETDSFLIDLDKEQNLILELPDLPATYPLHRFRLAAEAPDWLRKTDVQRTILFSLVQPDHAPPEFIPPLLATHRPDLPYQRWHYVWDQRWVYRWNDTHPLDRLAIWAEAGDGRAEHVLFFDFHTAHAHFEGAFAQRCYRTVSKWEERIAQSMARVFPDMAGMRVNVKPTPTGTTWGGYLELPDRTLPLEIDQFGDGARHAFKVLAALIALVDRAEQQEPGLFLWEDPELFMHPATLGRLLDEVARLVAGKPVQVFMSTQSLEVIAHVTRMLQHNVLSPEQTLAFRLNLRDGVLRSSWFNRENLASWLESGLDPRVLEDIDAPLQFQLREEVHEDPSLC, from the coding sequence ATGATTCGATCTCTGACCATCCATCGCTTTCGTGGTATTCGCGAGGGCGTAATCAAAAACTTACGGGTATTCAACGTCTTGATCGGTCCGAACAATAGCGGCAAGTCTGCGCTGCTGGAATTGCTCTACCTGGGCAGCCTGAGCAGACGAACCTGCCAGCTCATCACCAAAACCATTGATCCTCCCGTTCATGCGGCGACAATGCTTGTCACACGAGATTTTCTATCGTATGCGCCAACCGAACGGCTCCGTTGGCGCCATGGATATGCATTGCGTGAGACGGATTCCTTCTTGATCGATCTGGACAAAGAACAGAATCTCATCCTGGAGCTGCCCGATCTTCCGGCAACATACCCGTTGCATCGATTTCGTCTGGCTGCCGAAGCGCCGGACTGGTTGCGCAAGACTGACGTACAACGCACCATTCTGTTTTCGCTCGTGCAACCAGATCATGCACCGCCAGAGTTTATCCCGCCGCTCCTCGCCACCCATCGCCCAGATCTTCCCTATCAGCGCTGGCACTATGTCTGGGATCAACGCTGGGTGTACCGCTGGAACGATACCCATCCCCTGGATCGACTGGCGATATGGGCGGAGGCTGGCGATGGGAGGGCGGAGCATGTGCTCTTCTTTGATTTTCACACTGCTCATGCCCACTTTGAAGGCGCCTTTGCGCAACGCTGCTATCGCACGGTGAGCAAGTGGGAAGAGCGCATTGCGCAGAGCATGGCGCGAGTATTCCCGGATATGGCGGGGATGCGGGTGAATGTGAAACCAACCCCGACCGGCACGACCTGGGGCGGTTACCTGGAACTTCCTGACCGCACCCTGCCGCTTGAGATCGATCAGTTCGGCGATGGCGCCCGTCATGCGTTCAAGGTGCTGGCTGCCCTGATTGCACTGGTTGATCGTGCCGAACAGCAAGAGCCGGGATTGTTCTTGTGGGAAGACCCGGAGTTATTTATGCACCCCGCCACCCTGGGCCGATTGCTCGATGAAGTTGCCCGGCTGGTGGCAGGGAAGCCGGTGCAGGTTTTCATGTCTACCCAAAGCCTGGAAGTCATCGCCCATGTTACCCGTATGCTCCAGCACAACGTCTTATCGCCCGAACAGACGCTGGCGTTTCGCCTGAACCTGCGTGATGGGGTGCTCAGATCATCGTGGTTCAATCGCGAAAATCTGGCTTCCTGGCTTGAATCGGGCCTCGATCCGCGTGTTCTTGAAGACATTGATGCGCCGCTTCAGTTTCAACTGCGAGAGGAAGTTCATGAAGATCCTAGTCTTTGCTGA
- the cmr1 gene encoding type III-B CRISPR module RAMP protein Cmr1: MDVQITTLTPLWTGGVDGTTDRLHESGLLGSLRWWYEAIVRGLGGEACDPSQSKCTFDAEKYKQSLASTPSQRLRDAGLCDACQVFGATGWRRRFRLTVVDDQTRPISAGDRLSARSPGRTRGWFLPQSRMGAFTLRLTGDPEAVQRIAALLLFLERWGNLGARAQLGYGAFRVANLIDVLVEARKVNWNTTRAPQRLRPHPDYPDLRRFLFFQFDFTPVQPGWWTDIPGISRVSIQVQPLVQRYSVVPVTPALKNAWRSGRQWKLNDERIIFGASHPDRRRGRIAATWAYRIDSKQWCVRGWAWLPAQLQTASTLTQTLGNATTWNQTLSVQGTLIQQTPQTIQDVQQLLQGALQ, encoded by the coding sequence ATGGATGTGCAGATCACAACCCTGACCCCTCTCTGGACCGGTGGCGTGGATGGGACGACCGACCGGCTGCACGAAAGCGGTCTGCTCGGCAGCCTGCGCTGGTGGTATGAAGCGATTGTGCGTGGGTTGGGCGGTGAGGCATGCGATCCGAGTCAGAGCAAGTGCACCTTCGACGCTGAGAAGTATAAGCAATCCTTAGCCAGCACTCCTTCGCAACGCCTGCGCGATGCTGGACTGTGCGATGCGTGCCAGGTCTTTGGCGCGACCGGCTGGCGGCGACGGTTTCGTTTGACGGTGGTTGATGATCAGACTCGACCGATCTCGGCGGGTGATCGGTTGAGTGCTCGTTCACCGGGTCGCACACGGGGGTGGTTTTTACCGCAGAGTCGAATGGGCGCCTTCACCTTGCGACTGACCGGCGACCCTGAGGCAGTGCAACGTATCGCGGCACTGCTCCTGTTTCTGGAACGCTGGGGCAACCTGGGTGCCAGAGCACAATTGGGGTATGGCGCATTTCGCGTAGCCAATCTCATCGATGTGCTTGTAGAGGCGAGGAAGGTGAATTGGAATACGACTCGAGCGCCACAACGTCTTCGTCCTCACCCTGATTATCCTGATTTACGGCGATTTCTGTTCTTCCAGTTCGATTTCACGCCTGTCCAGCCAGGCTGGTGGACAGACATTCCAGGGATAAGTCGCGTCAGCATTCAGGTGCAACCATTGGTACAGCGCTACAGCGTCGTACCAGTAACACCGGCATTGAAAAACGCATGGCGCTCTGGTCGGCAATGGAAGCTCAATGATGAGCGGATTATTTTTGGCGCCAGCCATCCCGACCGCCGCCGGGGACGGATCGCAGCAACGTGGGCATATCGTATCGATAGCAAACAGTGGTGTGTTCGTGGGTGGGCATGGTTGCCTGCACAATTGCAAACAGCAAGTACGCTGACTCAGACGTTAGGTAATGCAACAACCTGGAATCAGACGTTGAGTGTCCAGGGCACACTGATCCAACAAACACCGCAAACAATTCAGGATGTGCAGCAACTGCTACAGGGAGCACTGCAATGA